In Hydrogenovibrio thermophilus, the following are encoded in one genomic region:
- a CDS encoding ABC transporter permease — MTLLSLALKSAWNRKGSLLLAMFSITISVVLLLGVDTLRKETKNSFLNTLSQTDLIVGARSGPVNLLLYSVFHIGNATNNIDYQTYLTLQKMPEVAWAVPLSLGDSHRGFRVIGTLPSFYQHYRYGEEQPLAFQKGQAFSDLYDVVLGAKVAQKYGYRLGDRIVLSHGLSSGRLAPQHNDKPFTVSGILAPTGTPVDNSLQVSLDAIEAIHIDWRGGMQSPLKISADRARKLIVEPEAITAVLVGLKNKLTTFKMQRRLNEFKDEPLLAILPGSTLASLWQIMAPFERGLLAIASMVLLAGLVGMLITLLSTLKERQHEIAVLRAIGIHGYDVLLLFAFEALFILILGTLFGIVLLYGGLAWLAPYLAEHYGLFIQLPWPDTQQWLFIGLAWLLGVLISLIPGIMAYRTSLTKGLSR, encoded by the coding sequence ATGACCTTGCTGTCTCTTGCCCTCAAAAGCGCCTGGAACCGCAAAGGCAGTTTATTGCTGGCAATGTTTTCCATCACCATCAGCGTGGTGTTGCTGCTCGGCGTGGACACCTTGCGCAAGGAAACCAAAAACAGTTTCCTCAACACCTTGTCGCAAACCGACCTGATTGTCGGCGCTCGCAGCGGCCCGGTGAACCTGCTGCTTTACAGCGTATTCCACATCGGCAACGCCACCAACAACATCGACTACCAAACCTATTTAACACTCCAAAAGATGCCGGAGGTTGCCTGGGCCGTGCCCTTGTCGTTGGGCGATTCGCATCGCGGTTTTCGGGTCATCGGCACCTTGCCGAGCTTTTACCAACATTATCGTTACGGTGAGGAACAACCGCTCGCTTTCCAGAAAGGGCAGGCCTTCTCGGACTTATACGACGTGGTGCTCGGCGCGAAAGTCGCCCAGAAATACGGTTACCGACTCGGCGACCGCATCGTGTTGTCGCACGGCTTGTCTTCCGGACGCTTAGCGCCGCAGCACAACGACAAACCCTTTACCGTCAGCGGCATTCTTGCACCGACCGGCACGCCGGTAGACAACAGTTTACAAGTCTCGCTCGACGCCATCGAAGCCATCCACATCGACTGGCGTGGCGGCATGCAATCGCCGTTGAAGATATCCGCCGACCGGGCACGCAAGCTCATCGTGGAACCGGAAGCCATCACCGCAGTACTGGTCGGTTTGAAAAACAAACTCACCACTTTCAAAATGCAACGTCGTCTCAATGAATTTAAAGACGAACCGCTGCTGGCGATTCTGCCGGGCAGCACGCTGGCCAGCTTATGGCAAATCATGGCACCGTTTGAACGCGGATTGCTGGCAATTGCCAGCATGGTGTTGCTGGCAGGCCTGGTGGGAATGCTGATTACCTTGCTCAGCACGCTCAAGGAACGTCAACATGAAATCGCCGTGCTACGCGCCATCGGCATTCACGGTTACGACGTGCTGCTGCTGTTCGCTTTCGAAGCGCTGTTCATCCTGATACTCGGCACCCTGTTTGGCATCGTATTGCTTTACGGCGGCCTGGCCTGGCTGGCGCCGTATCTGGCGGAGCATTACGGTCTCTTTATCCAATTGCCTTGGCCCGACACCCAGCAATGGCTGTTTATCGGCTTGGCCTGGTTGCTGGGCGTGCTTATCAGCTTGATTCCGGGTATCATGGCGTATCGAACCAGTTTAACCAAAGGACTCAGCCGTTGA